A genome region from Gadus chalcogrammus isolate NIFS_2021 chromosome 7, NIFS_Gcha_1.0, whole genome shotgun sequence includes the following:
- the LOC130385973 gene encoding glutaredoxin domain-containing cysteine-rich protein 2, protein MEEIQRQLTQRYEGAKQRKVRFKLASSYSGRVLKHVYEDGQEVDSPEEKYPHSFLHRKLPPSHLELEQLCGFQEPPPEDQPGVYPPTGVIAQRINVYRGMAGYKPAVSQGDGTQGDPDSSVLDFGKIIIYTSNLRIIRAPRQRTPEAAPQSSPEAPPRRGGAGPEPRPHSSRRRRSRRQEVASGCQQCGGSGRAACSLCHGSKLSSLANRFHGSISDLRCQACYPHGLEPCQACTATAK, encoded by the exons atggaggagatccAGAGGCAGCTGACTCAGCGGTATGAAGGCGCCAAGCAGAGGAAG GTGCGGTTCAAGCTGGCGTCGTCGTACAGCGGCCGCGTGCTGAAGCACGTGTACGAGGACGGCCAGGAGGTGGACAGCCCCGAGGAGAAGTACCCCCACAGCTTCCTCCACCGCAAGCTCCCCCCCAGCCacctggagctggagcagctgtGTGGCTTCCAGGAGCCCCCCCCCGAGGACCAGCCGG gTGTGTACCCTCCCACCGGGGTGATCGCCCAGCGCATCAACGTCTACCGGGGGATGGCTGGCTACAAGCCTGCTGTGTCCCAGGGCGACGGGACTCAGGGGGACCCCGAT tcctcaGTGCTGGACTTTGGCAAGATCATCATCTACACCAGCAACCTGCGCATCATCCGGGCCCCCCGGCAGAGGACCCCGGAAGCGGCCCCCCAGAGTAGCCCCGAGGCGCCACCGAGACGGGGCGGGGCCGGcccggagccccgcccccacagcagcaggaggaggagatccaGGAG GCAG gaggTGGCCAGCGGCTGCCAGCAGTGCGGGGGCTCCGGCCGGGCGGCCTGCTCCCTGTGCCACGGCAGCAAGCTGTCCTCGCTGGCCAACCGCTTCCACGGGTCCATCAGCGACCTGCGCTGCCAGGCCTGCTACCCCCACGGCCTGGAGCCCTGCCAGGCCTGCACCGCAACTGCCAAGTAG